The DNA segment GTGTCGATTGATGACCAGGGCGGTTTGGGCCGAACTGGTCATCTGAACCGAAGCCTTTGCCGCAGGCGTCACGCTTACGACGGCGACACCGACGCAATGATGGTCGTCCCTTGATCCGGCGAACTCCTGATTTCTAATTTTCCTCCGAGTCGCTTGATGCGTTCCCGCATCCCCTGCAGTCCGAAATGGCCGTCCTTTGGTCCGTTGGCCTGCGCCGGATCGAAGCCCCGGCCGTCGTCCCGGATGCTTAGCTCCACGTCGGCGGGCGAAAACTTCAGGCTGAGCTCGATCTGGCTCGGGTGCGCGTGCTTCAGGGCGTTGGTGATGCCCTCCTGGGCGAGGAGCAACAGATTGCCCGATACGATGTCGGGCAGCGGGCTCTCCTCGCCCCGAACGTCGACCAGAATGCGGACGGTCTGCCCCGCGCTGCGATCGGCCGCAACCTCCCGCAGCGCTTCCGCCAGCGTATGTTGCTCCAGCGGCACGGCCCGGAGGTTCCAGATGCTGCGCCGCAAGTCCTCCCGGCTCCGATCGAGCAACTGTCGGGCGATGGTCATGTGCTGCCGGCTGCGTTCGGGCGCCTTGTGATGCAGCGCCAGGGTGGCTTCCAGCTGAAAGGCCAGGCCGGTCAGCGATTGTTCGGTCGTGTCGTGCAGGTCGGCCGCCAGGCGGTTGCGCTCCCGGAGAGTCGTTTCAAACTCGACGGCGGCGTCACGACCGGCCCGCATTTCCTCGCTGAGTTGAGCGCTGCGCAACGCCACGCGACGGCGCAAAAGCGCGACCCAGGCGATGGCCAGGAGCAGCACCAGAGCGGTGATCCCGAGCGCTGCGGTCAGCCGCTCCGGCGTCCACCAGGACGCCGCGACCACCACCCGCACATCGTCGGGCCCGCGCAGGAGGAGTTTCATCGCCACCGGCACCGGCCAGTCATTGACCGGCCGCGAAAGACTGTAGGTCAGCGAACAAATGCCGCTCACGAGCAGTTCGCTGCCGGGTCTCAACGCGGCGAGAAAAGCGCTGTCCTGTTGGGTGGTGAACTCGGCCGGAACGAGAATTCCCTCACATTCCAGATTCAACCGCAAAGGGGTGCCCGGCTTGTTGTCCACGCTGACGAGACGCCCGGTCAGGGCGACCAGCAAATCATCGTAGTCCTCCGGAAACGCGTACATCGCTCGCGGCTCCCGGACAAAGGCCTGCTCCAGCGAAACAAGTTTTGGCACCGGTGGCGTCTGGCGACCGACGCGACGAAAAACCGCCTCGTTCATCTCCGCCCGGTGGTGCTCCATCTGAAAAAAGCCCGCCACTTCAACCACCTCGCCGGGCTCCAGCCCCTCCATCTGCCGCGTGTTAATCCGTAAGGCATGCTGCTGCTCCTGGATGAAAAAAAATGCCCCGGCTTGCTCAGCGTCACCGTGCCCCGTACCCGGCGACGGTGGATCTCCATCCCCCGCGAGGAGAATCCCATCGCCTCGCCCAACGCGATGATCGGGACGGAGAACGGATCGCCACCGGCCTGCCGGAGTATCTTCAGGTCGCCCGGATTGTTGGCAAAGATGCGCGCGCCCAGAAATTCGCGGCGCGAATTGAAGAACGAAATGAAAACGCCCGTCACTGAGACCTCCGCGTCCACCAGGCTGGCCACCGGCTGCGTGAACGGGTGATAGAGCAAAAAATTAAAGTGCCCCGTGGCGGTCGAAATTCGGAGGTTGAGGCTGGGTTGGCCCGCCTTCGACACCCTCTCCGCCGACTGCACCACTCCCCACAGGGTCGCGCGCTGACAGTCGTGCAGGCCGGACTCCAGACCGAGGCGATCAATCTGGCGGCTCTCGGGCAACGGTGCCCGGCCGAGAATTTGCACGTCGCTAAACGCAATCGTCGGGGCGAAGTGTCCGGCGTGAGTACGGCCGACGACTTCCACCAGATCGCCAACCTGCACCTTCAACTGCAGGGCCGGCCCGGCGGACGCGGGCGGCGGTCCAACCCAGATTCCGGTACCGTCATCCACCGTAAAGCTGGCCGGCGAATCCAACGGCAGCATCGTCACCACGCCACGTACCCGCACCGGAATCCCCTGCATCGCCCGCTCGCGCGGGAGCGCCCGGATCTCCGCACAGCGGGTGAGGATTTCTGCCTCGGATTCCTGCCCGATCGCACGGAAAAATCCGAAAAAGCAGAAGGCAAAAATGACGGCGGATACGCGACGCACGCCGTGATTTCGCAGACCGGATGGAACGGTGCAAGCGCATGGAAATCGCTCATTCGGGCGATTGCGTTCGATTCCGCCAAACTGGCATACTCGGCGGAGCATGGCCCCTGTCCCCGCGATCCGGATCCTCCTCGTCGACGATCACTCCGTGGTGCGCATGGGGCTCGCCGCCGTCCTGACGCTGGAGGAGGACCTCACGGTCGTGGCCGAAGCGGAAGACGGCGCACAGGCCCTCGAAAAATTTCAGGCCTCGCATCCCGATGTTGTGTTGATGGACATCCGGATGCCGGGAGTCGGCGGGCTTGAGGCGCTTCGGCTCCTCCGCGCGTCGTGGCCCAAAGCCCGGGTGTTGATGCTCACCACCTCCGAGTTGGATGAAGACATCCATCGCGCCATGGATGCCGGCGCCGCCGGGTACCTGCAGAAAAACGTGACCCGCGAGGAACTGGTGCGCGCGATCCACCAGGTGCACACCGGCGGCCGCTACATGCCTGAGGCAACCGAGCGCCGACTGCGCCAGCTGGCGGGCCGGAAGCAGCTTTCCCATCGGGAAATCGAAGTGCTGGACGGCATGCGCCGCGGACTTTCCAACCGCGATATCGCCGTCGCCCTCACCATCAGTGAACATACGGTGAAGACCCACGTGAAGGCGGTCCTGCAAAAACTCGAGTCCGCTGACCGGGCCGAAGCCGTGGCGCGCGGCTTCGAACAGGGGCTCCTGCGGGTGGGCGAAGGCTGACGTCAGCCGACCCCAGCACGTTCGTATCGCTCGTTCGGGCGATAGCGATCCTCACGAGAAACCGGCTAGAGTCTCCCGTTCTCTCAAGCGACCCGGCTCCACGCCTGTTAGTCGAGCCTCCCCTCCCCACTCCCACAC comes from the Rhodothermales bacterium genome and includes:
- a CDS encoding sensor histidine kinase → MEGLEPGEVVEVAGFFQMEHHRAEMNEAVFRRVGRQTPPVPKLVSLEQAFVREPRAMYAFPEDYDDLLVALTGRLVSVDNKPGTPLRLNLECEGILVPAEFTTQQDSAFLAALRPGSELLVSGICSLTYSLSRPVNDWPVPVAMKLLLRGPDDVRVVVAASWWTPERLTAALGITALVLLLAIAWVALLRRRVALRSAQLSEEMRAGRDAAVEFETTLRERNRLAADLHDTTEQSLTGLAFQLEATLALHHKAPERSRQHMTIARQLLDRSREDLRRSIWNLRAVPLEQHTLAEALREVAADRSAGQTVRILVDVRGEESPLPDIVSGNLLLLAQEGITNALKHAHPSQIELSLKFSPADVELSIRDDGRGFDPAQANGPKDGHFGLQGMRERIKRLGGKLEIRSSPDQGTTIIASVSPS
- a CDS encoding response regulator transcription factor; translated protein: MAPVPAIRILLVDDHSVVRMGLAAVLTLEEDLTVVAEAEDGAQALEKFQASHPDVVLMDIRMPGVGGLEALRLLRASWPKARVLMLTTSELDEDIHRAMDAGAAGYLQKNVTREELVRAIHQVHTGGRYMPEATERRLRQLAGRKQLSHREIEVLDGMRRGLSNRDIAVALTISEHTVKTHVKAVLQKLESADRAEAVARGFEQGLLRVGEG